TAATGGGGATTGGGGACTGGGGATTGGAGACTGGAGAGACATGGAGGACAAATACTAATTCTTTACAGACGCGATGAATCGCGTCTCTACTCTTGACTCTTGTACAGATGCGATGAATCGCGTCTCTACTTTCTGACCACTCACTAAATACCAATTTGAGGTAAAATCATAAGTCTGCCAATAATTGACGATGCTTGCTGACAGGAGATGCTTCTATGGCCCGGATGTACTACGACGAAGATGCCAATTTAGACCTTTTAGCTGGAAAAACCATTGCCATTATTGGTTATGGTTCCCAAGGTCATGCTCACGCCTTGAATTTGAAAGATAGTGGCTTGGATGTCATTGTGGGGCTATATCCGGGTAGTAAGTCAGCAGAAAAAGCTCAAGCAGCTGGATTAACTGTAAAAAATGTTGCAGATGCTGCTAATGCTGCTGACTTCATCATGATTTTGTTGCCTGATGAAGTGCAAAAAACAGTTTACAAAAACGAGATTGAACCAAATCTCGAAGAAGGAAATGTCTTAGCCTTTGCCCACGGCTTCAATATTCATTTTGGGCAAGTTGTACCGCCTGCTAATGTCGATGTGGTGATGGTAGCACCAAAAGGCCCAGGGCATTTAGTGCGACGGACTTATGAACATGGGGAAGGCGTGCCAGCTCTATTTGCAGTTTATCAAGATGCCAGTGGTCAAGCACGCGATCGCGCGATGGCATACGCTAAAGGTATTGGTGGTAGCCGCGCTGGCATTCTCGAAACTACTTTCCGTGAAGAAACCGAAACAGATTTGTTTGGCGAACAAGCCGTATTATGCGGTGGTTTGAGTGCCTTAATTAAAGCTGGATTTGAAACTTTGGTAGAAGCTGGTTATCAACCAGAGTTGGCTTATTTTGAATGTCTCCACGA
This region of Nostoc sp. UHCC 0302 genomic DNA includes:
- the ilvC gene encoding ketol-acid reductoisomerase; translation: MARMYYDEDANLDLLAGKTIAIIGYGSQGHAHALNLKDSGLDVIVGLYPGSKSAEKAQAAGLTVKNVADAANAADFIMILLPDEVQKTVYKNEIEPNLEEGNVLAFAHGFNIHFGQVVPPANVDVVMVAPKGPGHLVRRTYEHGEGVPALFAVYQDASGQARDRAMAYAKGIGGSRAGILETTFREETETDLFGEQAVLCGGLSALIKAGFETLVEAGYQPELAYFECLHEVKLIVDLVVEGGLAKMRDSISNTAEYGDYTRGPRIVTAETKAEMQKILSEIQSGQFAREFVLENQAGKPGFTALRRKEAEHKIEEVGKDLRAMFSWLKKA